CTGCTAAGGATGTGTCAGCTGCTGGGAGCAGAGCCCCTGGCCTTGGACCTCAGGAGAGATACccagaaggggaggaggagaggagccaCCAAAGGGGATATCTTAAAAGAGTCCCAATTTTTAGTTCACACTTTAACCCAGGATGAGCTGTGCCCTGGCTGACCTTGGAGTTTCTTCCCTGGTCTGCTGGGTCTCTCCCTTAGAATCTAGGGGACAGCTTGGGCAGGGGAAGCCCAGGAGGTGATATGGGTTGGCCCCATTCAGATGAGGGCTGGCAGGGGCAGCTTGGGCATAGGCAAGGCTCTGATGGGCATGGGGGCTTTGAGGATGGGTTCTGAGTGTCCCTGCATCATGGCAGGGTGGCAAAGGGAGCATTTCCAAATTTCCTGGCTCCAGGATCTGTAGGAGAATCCCACTAACTGTCAGAGTGACAACCTCGGGTAGACATGTCTGTGCGCTGCCCCGTGCCCTCAGCCTTCCTGTTAAGAGCACACCAGCTGGACTTGCAACTCCCAGTGCCTGCACCCAGTGGGCTTTCTCTGGCCTCTGGAGCCCACACTGCCCCTGCATGTGGCAGCCTGCAAGTGTCAGAGCcaccagcaattccattcctcaACCATGACTGTGGGTAAAGAGCCCAGGAGCATCCCCCTCCTGGGATCGCTCCGAGGTGCGTGTGCCCCAGTGGCTCCCTGAGTTCCCAGCAGGATTAAGTGCCAGTAGCCTTAGTGGTCAGTTGCTTGATAACACCCCACTTCCTGGCTGCTCCCCTAGTCCCATCTGGTGTgtcctgggatcacctcccaaagaaACTGCTTACACTTGAAGCCTTGTCTCAGGTCTGTTTCTAGGGGAATTCAGATGAAGATAATTGTGCTTCGGGAAAGCCTAAattttctgctcttctctcccCTACCCAAATCAGGACTTTTCTGGACACACATACCCTGTGGCAACCTTTCAGCCCAGCAGACCAGAGTCCCTGAACGACTTACTCCTCTGTCCCCAAAAGGAACTGACCAGAGGGGTCAGGCCGACGCCTAGAGTCAGGGCCCCAGCCACTCAACAGGCAGGATGGAAGAAGGACCTTGCAGAGGacgaggacgaggaggaggaggaggaggaggacacagAAGATGGCGTCAGCTTCCAGCCCTACATTGAGCCACCTTCTTTCCTGGGGCAAGAGCACCAGGTTCCAGGGCACTCGGAGGTTGGTGGGGTGGACTCAGGGAGGCCCAGGGCTCCTCTGCTCCCGGGCGAAGGCTCCTCTGCTTGGGATTCTTCAGACAGAAGCTGGGCCAGCACTGTGGACTCCTCCTGGGACAGGGCTGGATCCTCTGGCTATTTGGCTGAGAAGGGGCCAGGCCAAGGGCCGGGTGGGGACGGGCACCAAGAACCTCTCCCACCACCTGAATTCTCCACGGACTCGGGTTTCCTGGAAGAGCTCCCAAAAGATGACCTCTCCTCCTGGGCCACCTGGGGCACCTTACCACCAGAGTCAAATCTGGTCCCTGGGGGGCCCCCAGTTTCTCTTCGGACACTGACCTTCTGCTGGGAAAGCAgccctgaggaggaagaggaggaagaggaggcgaGGGAATCAGAAACTGAGGACAGCGATGCGGGCAGCTGGGGGGCTGAAAGCACCCAGAGGACCGAGGAGAGGGGCCGGACACGGGGGTATTACATGGCCAGGTGAGCTGTCCCATGGCTTCCCACCGAATCTGATGCTGCTGCCTTTGCGAGGACTACTGGGCTTCCCAAGAAACTCGAAAGCCTCCGTACCTTTCCTAGGTGGCGAAGGGGCATTGCACTTCCGGGAACCCCGCCTAGCAGCTGTTTGCCCGTTGGGCTGAGCAATAAGATGCCGCTCCCTCCTGTGACCCACCCGCTTTAGGCTGAGCTACAAGAGGAGTGGACACAGGGTGGCTGAGGTCGTAGGTTTGTGGGGTGTCATCACCCCCATTGTCCCTGGGGTGACAGGCCAGGGGGAAACATTATCCCTGGACAACATAAAACAGGTGAGCTCAGGTCACTGCGGACATCAAGGGTGGACACCACCAAGGGGCCCTCTGGAACTTGAGACCACTGGAGGCACACCTGCTATACCTCATGCCTTTCCCAGCAGCCACTGAGCTCCCCCATCCCagggctcagcctcctgattcACGGGTCCTCTAGGTGAGGCCCAGATAAAACTCCAGTTGGCTGAGGGTTTTggatgggaagggaagggtgGCTGTCCTCAAATCCTGGTCTTTGGAGTCATGGCACTGTATAGTTTTAGTGTCAGACAGACcggggttcaaatcccacctctgctGGTCACTGGTTTCGTGATCTTCTCTGCCTCACTTCCTCATCTGCAGCTTCGCCTGGGTGTGGTGAGGGTTCTAGGGGATCTCAGACGTGTGCAGCATGGAGCCCGCTGTGTTCTTGGTGCTCTCTACATGGTGGCTGGTAGAATTCTCCATCTATCCAGGCTCCAGGAGACCCCTGGGCATCTCCCACCTGTGGCCCCTAAACCCAGAGTGACTGAGAGCACTTACCATTCAGCTTGTCTCATCCCCAGTCTACCTCCTTCCTTCTACCCTCACTGCCTCCCAGTCAGGTGAGTGAGCTCTCAGAAACCAGAGTCCCACCCAAGGGGACCCTGGTCTCTCCGCCTTCACCCAGCAATGGGAACCCTGCTTCCCAGGGGAGGAACCAAGTGCTCCATCTTCTAGGGACCCAGTTTGTTGGAGTAGGACAGTAACGTGACAGGAATCGGACTTCTGGGCCCGTGATCCCTGTTTGGACAGCACGTTAGGCCCTTGGTTGACTACTGTGTTCCAGAGAAGTCCCATTCTCCCTTCTGGTTATAAGAAACCAGTGCCTTCTAGATTCAGGTGACCATCCTTACCTGGGGCTGCTCATGTATCCTCAGCTAACCTACACCCAGCAGAATATAGATGAGCACAGCTGAGTTTTCACCCGGAGGACCAAAGTGTTTTGTGGTGGAGGATCTGAACAACCTTGGCTCTGTGGCCATTCAACCTGCCAGGACTAACGTTTCTGGATTTGTGAAGAAGGGATCTTCAAAGCCATTGAACCCAGAGAGCTGTGTTGTTTTAAAGCCACCACAAGGGTACAGCATTAAATGACAGAACTGGAAAAGCTTCTTAGGGCATCTCATCCAGGGCTTCTCAAACCATGTCCCCCAAAGGCCTTGGATCGCATTGCAGGGAGTGCCATGGGGCTATGGGAGCCTCCCATTTTCACCAGAGCAGCCTCACTGTGTCCTGATTTACATACTGTGGCTTTCCACGTAAGGTTTTGTTTAGAGAGCTTCCACTACTCAAGAAAAAGTTAGCAAACCACTCCTTTTGTTGCAAAGGAGCTGATGTCCAGGGTGGTAAAGGCACTTGCCCCAGGTCACCCAGCAGTGCTGCTCTGAAGACTTATTGTGCACATCCCCAAGGGTTAGAGCTTCGATCTCTGCACAGCCGGGCCAACCTCTGACCCCTTGTCCATGTCAGTAAAAGATGAAGGTCACAGCCAGGATTTCTAAGGGTCAGGAGGCCTTCACCACTGCtggggcacacacacacacacatgtatacacacacacatacaacacacacctGTGTCTCCCCAGGGATTTTCCCTGCAGTGAGGCTTGTCCACAAGATTGAGCTCAGAAGAGGAAGAACAAACAAACCACAGAGCTGGGGAGGGCTGTGGCTCGGGGCCAGCTCCCAGGGAAATTCCCAGACCTGGACCAATGTTCTCTCTGGAACCAGCCGAGCTGCTTCGTGGAGGtaatttcaaaaaagtaaaagctaTCATCAGCATCATCTTAGGCTTGTATGAAATAACCACTCCGTTTCTATTCTTAAAccttactatttttgttttgtttttttgagtcggagttttgttcttgttgcctcggctggagtgcagtggtgcgatctcggctcactgcatcctccgcctcccgggttcaagtgattctcctgcctcagcctcccaagtagctgggattacaggtgcccaccaccacacctggctaatttttttgtatttttagtagagacggggtttcatcatgctggccaggctggtctcaaactcctgacctcaggtgaaccgcctgctttggcctcccaaagtgctgggattacaggcatgagccaccgcgcccagccaaaccttactatttttttttaagaatttttccaGAGTTTAATTTCTGACATAGCTTGAGTTTTCTAGTAACTCTAAACTCCATCTCCTTTATCGTCATTAAGTCATTGACAAAAAGCCAGGAGAAGCTTAGGAAAGTGCATGATAATCAGTATGATAATTTGCCTTGTGTGGTCAGCACTTAACTGTTTACAAAGCCCTTTCACATGCACAGCGGGTGGGAACTGTGTGGTGTGGGCTGGGCCTGCACTGGAAGCACATCCCGTGAAAAGTGTTCGTGCCTTAGGTGAAGCAACATGTATCATTTTAGAGTACTAACAGTATATGTTGTTCTTACATAttggtatttatttctatttttgctatgtttatgtCATATTTAAATGATATCCAACTGCTTGTTGGTATACCCTAAACTGTTTAAATAAAGAGCtctatttttaaggaaaaaacgTACAATTGAATGGAAAAGTGTATGCTCTTATCCTtttgtgagacaggatctcactctgtcgcgtatgcatgcaccaccaggcctgattgatttttttgtttttgtagagatggaatctccctgtgttgcccaggctggtctcaaactcctgggctcaagcaatccttccctccttggcctcccaaagtgttggttgggattactggtgtgagtgactgtgcctggcctattctcTTACTTTTCAAAGGCTCCTCACCTCTCCTCTGGGAAACCTAGCTGTTAAGACTACAAGGGCCGGCCAAGcagggtggctcatacctgtaatgccagcactttgggaggccgaggcaggcggatcacaaggtcaggagatcatgactgtcctggttaacacggtgaaaccccatctctactaaaaatgcaaacaattagccgagcctggtggtcggcgcctgtagtcccagctactcaggaggctgaggcaggagaatggcttgaacccgggaggcggagcttgcagtgagccaagatcacaccactgcactccagcctgggtgacagagcgagactccatctcaaaaaaaaaaaacaaaaaaacaaaaaacactacaaGGTCTTGAGTTGGGTCCCCAGAAGCAAACCCAGAGAAAAGGTAGAAAGGTAGAAAGCAGTGCAGTGATCCAGGTAACGCCAGGAGGGGAGTGTGGAGGCAAgatggggtggtgggggaggagggcgGCCAGGCAAAGTGTGTCATCAACAGGTCCCTGCTGTGGGCAGCTGAACCTCAATGCCCCTGGAAAGCTCTGGAAGTCAATGTGGGATGCACTTCAGATTTGGTCCTCCTGCCGGGGCAGGAGCCAGGGAATCTAGCTACTCCCTCCCATCAGTCCAGTGTGGAGGCCGTTCCCTGAGGCAGAGTTGCAGGTACTTGCATTTGGAATCCACCAAGCTGAGTGCACAAGAGAGGGGAGTGCCATGGGGCTGAGGGCAGGGTCCCCAGCCAGTATCCCTTGTTGCAGTGAGGCTGGAGCTGACGGCTCACCCAACTGCAACTATGGTCCATGAAAGGATATGGAACAGCACCTGTGTGACTAACCTTGCACTCCCAAACTCATTCCAGCGGCTCTCCATTAGCGAGGGTCTCCCAGTTTCCAGCGACTCTCATAAGACCACCTGGTGACTGTCTAGCACTGTGCCCACAGTTGTCACCACTTATTGGTGCCAGGGTATGTGCTAGACCCAAGCCTAGCTGATCCTACAAGTCCGTCTCCCTGGAATTCAATAGTCTCCCTGGCTGGCTGGGCCTGGAGCAGGTACCTTCCAACCTGCCACGGCTGCATTTCCCAGTCTAAGGAACAGTCTGCAGACAAGACAAGAAAGCAGCCACTACCATGTGGGCTGCCAAGACAAGAAACAGTAACCCCTGCTTCTGGTCCCTTCCCCAGGTGCAGCTGCACCCCCAGCCTCGGCTTCATCCcacctttaaaaatctttttttcgagacagggtctctctctcttacccaggttagagtacaTGATCtcagcatctcagctcactgcaacctccacccaccaggttcaagtgattcttgtgcctcagccacccaagaagctgggattacctGTGTGCGCCACCACGTTCTGCCAattttgggtgttttgttttgttgtgttgtgtttttttgttgttgttttttgttttgttttgtttgagatggagtctcactctgttggctcactgcaacctcctcctcccaggttcaagcaattctcctgcctcagcctcccaagtagctgggattacaggcgctcgccaccatgcccagctaatttttgtatttttagtagagacggagttttgccatgttggtgtatgtatatatatatatgtattttttttttttagtagagacagggttttgccatgttgcccaggctggtcctgaactcctggtctcaagtgatctgcctacctcggcctctgaaagtgctaggattacaggagtgagccactgtgcccagctagtttttgtatttttagtagagacggggtttcgccatgttggccaggctggtcactcccctcccaaagtgctgggattacaaacatgcgccaccacgcctggccccccgCATCCTATGTACAAGTCCATGAAAGAAACCAGAATATGTTACCCCCAAATATGCCTCTTTGACACggtatttttgaatattttttagcTAAGGTAGTTAAGAAGCAGCAAACAGTGGAAGAGCTCCCCTCTTTCCACCTAAAGCCAGGTTATAAAATTCTTTACTGGAGACAACTTTTACAAACCTTATGCCATCAGTTTACTCCCATTCACTTACCTTCTCAGAGGTTCCAGGAGCCTAAATCTACTTTCGTTTGTCTTGCCACTTCTCTAAAatgtattgtgttttttttttcccccccggtTCCCCTTGTGGGATATGttgaggtttctcttcaaataatctgatccatcttttattctttaattcatagtacCCCCACtccactttcctttttctcctttttttcttttttgcctttgttCGATGCCCAGGCACACCACAGCACCAGGCGTTGTCAGtaccagctcacattcctttccttatttggaaagaagaCTAACTTTCTAGCTCATTACAGgcaccccttccccttcctctccacttTCTTTTACGTGCCCACCTTATGTAAAAAAGTTCAAATGTTTAGCCAACCGGGATTCGTTTAGATTGTACAACCCGACCCCGACCAATGGGGAAAGAGTACAGGACTTGCGTCAGAAATAAAGGCTCTCGTGccctttgttcaggtgtgctctcgtGGTGACTGGCCAAGGAGGCACCCCTCTGCGCAGAAGTAAAATTACTTTGCTAAGAATCCTTTGTTCGAGTGTTCAATTTCCTCGGGATTTTGAGCGTTATTCCCGGCGCTGTTTTGTCAGGATGAAATTTATTGTTCTTTACTGAAGATGCTCTCTAAGCCAGAGTCACAAGCCACTGCACCATCACCTTTGTTTGAGGTTACTCCCTCGTGATGTGTGCCGCACATATTACAGACTTGTTTtcctcttgttaatctgtcttttgttacagggggATCTGTCCCTACTATGAACACTTGAggttttgaaattatatttcctCTCCTGCCCCAGTATTTAAGCCAGGGCTTTCTATTACGTGTAACCAAATGTCCTTGCTAATTCACAAAGACAAGGAGACAGTgaatccacctcccgggttcaaacgattctcctgcctcagcctcccaagtagctgggatcacaggcacctgccaccacgcccgcttTGGCCAGCTTCGGGTATCTGGTCCTTTCCAGGAAACAGGAAGGGACGTCCTCTCCAGGTGACccgccctcctcctccccctccgcctgcgcctccgcctccgccttcttctccgcctcctcctcctcctcctcctctctcccctccacccAGCACGGTCGCCACCCTTGAGCTTCTCCGGGCCTGTCTGCTGCCACCTCCTGGACATTAGTGGTATGTCAGGGCGCGGTCTTACCTGAACCGGGCTCAGGGAGCCTGGAGAGGGGAGGGCTGGGGTAATAGACGTCCTGAAAACTTCCTTTAGGAAAGGGGTTACTTTTCCTCTTGGcaccagcacctggcacagagtggAAGCTTGGGATTGAGTAGGTGAatgaaagaataagaataagagaGTGAATTGGCATATGAATTGGAGTCAGTAAGTGGACGGCTGTGGCTGACTTACGTATAAGGTTTCAGGAGCTCTCGCATGCGATGATACCATCCTGATCCCAAATTCCTGTTGCCCGTGGGTGCCCGTCCTCCCTCACCCAGCATCTGCTGTGAGAGGGCACTGGTGCTGCTCAGCGAGCATAGCGATGTTGGAGGGAGCACGTGGGAGACAGAACAGGACCTTAACACTTGGGCTGGAATTCATTATTCTGTAATTGATTGTTTCCCATGTTATTTAGGGTTTGATCAACGGCTGCTGAGCTCATTCCTGTGTGCCTAAAGCGGGGCTGAAGTAATGAGggttggggttttgttttttttttctagaaaaacagACTAGAAGTTATATCTAAATGCGTGAGTCAGCTCCACGAGTCAGTTCCTCAAGAGATACTGATTGACACCAGAACCGGTTCCAGCCCCGGGAGCCCCACCCTTGGCGTGTGACGCTACGTGACACGGAGGTGTGATGGCTTTATATAGGCTGAGTCTTTTTATTTCCCCCtaactgcttctttaagtggatGAAGAGGAGAAGGTCGCGAGGAGTGCCCTGCCCTGGTGGACAAAACCATCAGCATGTGGCGGGAGGCCCCTCTCTAGGAGAGTGGTGACTCCAGGGTGAGACATATCCCGCCCTATTCTGAGTCTGTTTCTCCAGGTGCTCAGCGGACCATCTGGGAAGCCAGAGTCCAGTAGGAGCCTGGAGCCTCCACACACCCATCTCTGAGCTCTAGGCCCCTTCTTCTAAGGGGCAACCTGCAGGATGCAATGCCGTTACTTTCTCCAGCCCTGGAATTGGGCCTCAGAAATGATAGCCAACTAAAACTTCTTTTTattccccgagatggagtcttgctctgtcatccaggctggagtgcagtggtgcaatcttggctctctgcaacctccgcctcctggttcaaatgattctcctgcttcagctgcctgagtagctgggattacaggtgcctgccaccacgcccggctaat
This region of Macaca fascicularis isolate 582-1 chromosome 1, T2T-MFA8v1.1 genomic DNA includes:
- the IFNLR1 gene encoding interferon lambda receptor 1 isoform X3: MAGPERWGPLLLCLLQAAPVEPAPPVLVLTQTEEILSANATYQLPPCMPPLDLKYEVAFWKEGAGNKTLFPVTPHGQPVRITLQPAASERHCLSARTIYTFSVPKYSEFSKPTCFLLEVPEASWAFLVLPSLLILLLVTAAGGVIWKSLMGNPWFQRAKMPRALDFSGHTYPVATFQPSRPESLNDLLLCPQKELTRGVRPTPRVRAPATQQAGWKKDLAEDEDEEEEEEEDTEDGVSFQPYIEPPSFLGQEHQVPGHSEVGGVDSGRPRAPLLPGEGSSAWDSSDRSWASTVDSSWDRAGSSGYLAEKGPGQGPGGDGHQEPLPPPEFSTDSGFLEELPKDDLSSWATWGTLPPESNLVPGGPPVSLRTLTFCWESSPEEEEEEEEARESETEDSDAGSWGAESTQRTEERGRTRGYYMAR
- the IFNLR1 gene encoding interferon lambda receptor 1 isoform X4, translating into MPPLDLKYEVAFWKEGAGNKTLFPVTPHGQPVRITLQPAASERHCLSARTIYTFSVPKYSEFSKPTCFLLEVPEASWAFLVLPSLLILLLVTAAGGVIWKSLMGNPWFQRAKMPRALDFSGHTYPVATFQPSRPESLNDLLLCPQKELTRGVRPTPRVRAPATQQAGWKKDLAEDEDEEEEEEEDTEDGVSFQPYIEPPSFLGQEHQVPGHSEVGGVDSGRPRAPLLPGEGSSAWDSSDRSWASTVDSSWDRAGSSGYLAEKGPGQGPGGDGHQEPLPPPEFSTDSGFLEELPKDDLSSWATWGTLPPESNLVPGGPPVSLRTLTFCWESSPEEEEEEEEARESETEDSDAGSWGAESTQRTEERGRTRGYYMAR
- the IFNLR1 gene encoding interferon lambda receptor 1 isoform X2, whose product is MVPDVRPRAEEPAEPTWTSDLDNLEPAPPVLVLTQTEEILSANATYQLPPCMPPLDLKYEVAFWKEGAGNKTLFPVTPHGQPVRITLQPAASERHCLSARTIYTFSVPKYSEFSKPTCFLLEVPEASWAFLVLPSLLILLLVTAAGGVIWKSLMGNPWFQRAKMPRALDFSGHTYPVATFQPSRPESLNDLLLCPQKELTRGVRPTPRVRAPATQQAGWKKDLAEDEDEEEEEEEDTEDGVSFQPYIEPPSFLGQEHQVPGHSEVGGVDSGRPRAPLLPGEGSSAWDSSDRSWASTVDSSWDRAGSSGYLAEKGPGQGPGGDGHQEPLPPPEFSTDSGFLEELPKDDLSSWATWGTLPPESNLVPGGPPVSLRTLTFCWESSPEEEEEEEEARESETEDSDAGSWGAESTQRTEERGRTRGYYMAR